The following are encoded in a window of Oncorhynchus mykiss isolate Arlee chromosome Y, USDA_OmykA_1.1, whole genome shotgun sequence genomic DNA:
- the LOC110509678 gene encoding proteinase-activated receptor 3, with translation MGKLLLFSLVSFLLLDVTFQSKGKRAKKSKWNITVNPRTFKGKIIQLKSVSLPNACQQTQQAPHYSGPPTASAPTPPALWLLSNDTAPYLAGPLSRWVIPSFYMLAIVVGIPANIAILSAVATEVRRVSSAILYCSLAVSDLFLLLSLVFKAHYHLHGNHWVFGEIACRIVTACFYGNLYCSAHTLACISVKRYLAVVRPFLYKSLPKRAYTAWASVVVWGVFGAAVIPELLVRQSYHLPQLGLTTCHDVLPLDYSSHAPLLYYKLGLTFLGLLVPLLVTAVCYARIVRELNHSHHDWALYVKASSLVFVIFVACFGPAGTLHFLHYVRLLAGEEDSFYGYFNVAVCLCCLHACLDPFLFLLMSKSTGSKLHFMTLSIST, from the exons ATGGGGAAACTTTTGCTATTTTCATTGGTTTCTTTTCTTTTGCTGGATGTGACATTTCAATCCAAAG GGAAAAGGGCCAAGAAATCCAAGTGGAACATCACTGTAAATCCCAGAACATTTAAAGGAAAAATCATACAGTtaaagtctgtctctctccctaatgCCTGCCAACAGACACAACAAGCACCCCATTATTCTGGCCCCCCCACTGCCTCTGCTCCTACCCCTCCGGCGCTGTGGTTGCTAAGCAACGACACAGCGCCGTACCTCGCCGGCCCCCTGAGCAGGTGGGTCATCCCCAGTTTTTACATGCTGGCCATTGTCGTGGGGATCCCGGCCAACATCGCCATCTTGTCCGCCGTGGCCACCGAAGTCAGGCGGGTGTCGTCGGCCATCCTCTACTGCAGCCTGGCCGTCTCcgacctctttctcctcctctccctcgtctTCAAGGCCCACTACCATCTCCACGGCAACCACTGGGTGTTCGGCGAGATTGCCTGCCGCATCGTCACAGCCTGTTTCTACGGCAACCTGTACTGCTCGGCACACACGCTAGCCTGTATTAGCGTCAAACGCTACCTGGCCGTGGTGCGCCCGTTTCTCTACAAGAGCCTCCCCAAGAGGGCCTATACCGCCTGGGCCAGTGTGGTTGTTTGGGGGGTGTTTGGGGCTGCTGTCATACCCGAGCTCCTGGTCCGGCAGAGCTACCACCTCCCTCAGCTAGGCCTCACCACTTGCCATGATGTTCTTCCACTGGACTACAGCTCCCATGCTCCTCTGCTCTACTACAAGCTGGGCCTGACCTTTCTGGGTCTACTAGTCCCGCTGTTGGTCACAGCTGTGTGTTATGCACGGATAGTCCGAGAACTCAACCACTCACACCACGACTGGGCGCTGTATGTCAAGGCTAGCTCGCTGGTGTTTGTGATTTTTGTGGCATGTTTCGGCCCCGCCGGGACCCTCCACTTCCTGCATTATGTGCGTCTGTTGGCGGGTGAAGAGGACAGCTTCTACGGCTACTTCAATGTGGCAGTGTGTCTGTGCTGTCTGCATGCCTGCCTGGacccattcctcttcctccttatGTCCAAATCAACCGGATCCAAACTCCACTTCATGACTCTGAGCATCTCCACCTGA